From the Macaca thibetana thibetana isolate TM-01 chromosome 12, ASM2454274v1, whole genome shotgun sequence genome, one window contains:
- the SH3BP4 gene encoding SH3 domain-binding protein 4, which translates to MAAQRIRAANSSGLPRCKSEGTLIDLSEGFSETSFNDVKVPSPSALLVDNPTPFGNAKEVIAIKDYCPTNFTTLKFSKGDHLYVLDTSGGEWWYAHNTTEMGYIPSSYVQPLNYRNSTLSDSGMIDNLPDSPDEVAKELDLLGGWTDDKKVPGRTYSNNPFWNGVQTNPFLNGNVPVTPSLDELNPKSTVDLLLFDTGTSSFTESSSATTNSTGNIFDELPVTNGLHAEPPVRRDNPFFRSKRSYSLSELSVLQAKSDAPTSSSFFTGLKSPAPEQFQSREDFRTAWLNHRKLARSCHDLDLLGQSPGWGQTQAVETNIVCKLDSSGGAVQLPDTSISIHVPEGHVAPGETQQISMKALLDPPLELNSDRSCSISPVLEVKLSNLEVKTSIILEMKVSAEIKNDLFSKSTVGLQCLRSDSKEGPYVSVPLNCSCGDTVQAQLHNLEPCMYVAIVAHGPSILYPSTVWDFIHKKVTVGLYGPKHIHPSFKTVVTIFGHDCAPKTLLVSEVTRQAPNPAPVALQLWGKHQFVLSRPQDLKVCMFSNMTNYEVKASEQAKVVRGFQLKLGKVSRLIFPITSQNPNELSDFTLRVQVKDDQEAILTQFCVQTPQPPPKSAIKPSGQRRFLKKNEVGKIILSPFATTTKYPTFQDRPVSSLKFGKLLKTVVRQNKNHYLLEYKKGDGIALLSEERVRLRGQLWTKEWYIGYYQGRVGLVHAKNVLVVGRARPSLCSGPELSTSVLLEQILRPCKFLTYIYASVRTLLMENISSWRSFADALGYVNLPLTFFCRAELDSEPERVASVLEKLKEDCNNTESKDRKSFQKELVMALLKMDCQGLVVRLIQDFVLLTTAVEVAQRWRELAEKLAKVSKQQMDAYESPHRDRNGVVDSEAMWKPAYDFLLTWSHQIGDSYRDVIQELHLGLDKMKNPITKRWKHLTGTLILVNSLDILRAAAFSPVDQDDFVI; encoded by the exons ATGGCGGCTCAGCGGATCCGAGCTGCCAACTCCAGCGGCCTCCCTCGCTGCAAGTCAGAGGGGACCCTGATTGACCTGAGCGAAGGGTTTTCAGAGACGAGCTTTAATGATGTCAAAG TGCCTTCTCCCAGTGCCTTGCTAGTAGACAACCCCACACCTTTTGGAAATGCGAAGGAAGTGATTGCGATCAAGGACTATTGCCCCACCAACTTCACCACACTGAAGTTCTCCAAGGGCGACCATCTCTACGTCTTGGACACATCTGGCGGTGAGTGGTGGTACGCACACAACACCACCGAAATGGGCTACATCCCCTCCTCCTACGTGCAGCCCTTGAACTACCGGAACTCAACACTGAGTGACAGCGGTATGATTGACAATCTTCCAGACAGCCCAGATGAGGTAGCCAAGGAGCTGGATCTGCTCGGGGGATGGACGGATGACAAAAAAGTACCAGGCAGAACGTACAGTAATAACCCTTTCTGGAACGGGGTCCAGACCAACCCGTTTCTGAATGGGAACGTGCCCGTCACGCCCAGCCTGGATGAGCTGAATCCGAAAAGTACTGTGGATTTGCTCCTTTTTGACACAGGCACATCCTCCTTCACTGAATCCAGCTCAGCCACCACGAATAGCACTGGCAACATCTTCGACGAGCTTCCAGTCACAAACGGGCTCCACGCAGAGCCGCCGGTCAGGCGGGACAACCCCTTCTTCAGGAGCAAGCGCTCCTACAGTCTCTCGGAACTCTCCGTCCTCCAAGCCAAGTCCGACGCTCCCACATCGTCGAGTTTCTTCACCGGCTTGAAATCACCTGCCCCCGAGCAATTTCAGAGCCGGGAGGATTTCCGAACTGCCTGGCTAAACCACCGGAAGCTGGCCCGGTCTTGCCATGACCTGGACTTGCTTGGCCAAAGCCCTGGTTGGGGCCAGACCCAAGCCGTGGAGACAAACATCGTGTGCAAGCTGGATAGCTCCGGGGGTGCTGTGCAGCTTCCCGACACCAGCATCAGTATCCACGTGCCCGAGGGCCACGTCGCCCCTGGGGAGACCCAGCAGATCTCCATGAAAGCCCTGCTGGACCCCCCGCTGGAGCTCAACAGTGACAGGTCCTGCAGCATCAGCCCCGTGCTGGAGGTCAAGCTGAGCAACCTGGAAGTGAAAACCTCTATCATCTTGGAGATGAAAGTGTCAGCAGAGATAAAAAATGACCTTTTTAGCAAAAGCACAGTGGGCCTCCAGTGCCTGAGGAGCGACTCAAAGGAAGGGCCGTATGTCTCCGTCCCGCTTAACTGCAGCTGTGGGGACACGGTCCAGGCACAGCTGCACAACCTGGAGCCCTGTATGTACGTGGCTATCGTTGCCCACGGCCCAAGCATCCTCTACCCTTCCACCGTGTGGGATTTCATCCATAAAAAAGTCACGGTGGGTCTCTACGGCCCCAAACACATCCACCCATCCTTCAAGACGGTAGTGACCATTTTTGGGCATGACTGTGCCCCAAAGACACTCCTGGTCAGCGAGGTCACACGCCAGGCACCCAACCCTGCCCCGGTGGCCCTGCAGCTATGGGGCAAGCACCAGTTCGTTTTATCCAGGCCCCAGGATCTCAAGGTCTGTATGTTTTCCAATATGACGAATTACGAGGTCAAAGCCAGCGAGCAGGCCAAAGTGGTGCGAGGATTCCAGCTGAAGCTGGGCAAGGTGAGCCGCCTGATCTTCCCCATCACCTCCCAGAACCCCAACGAGCTCTCTGACTTCACGCTGCGGGTTCAGGTGAAGGACGACCAGGAGGCCATCCTCACCCAGTTTTGCGTCCAGACTCCTCAGCCACCCCCTAAAAGTGCCATCAAGCCTTCCGGGCAAAGGAGGTTTCTCAAGAAGAACGAAGTCGGGAAAATCATCCTGTCCCCGTTTGCCACCACTACAAAGTACCCGACTTTCCAGGACCGCCCGGTGTCCAGCCTCAAGTTTGGTAAGTTGCTCAAGACGGTGGTGCGGCAGAACAAGAACCACTACCTGCTGGAGTACAAGAAGGGCGACGGGATCGCCCTGCTCAGCGAGGAGCGGGTCAGGCTCCGGGGCCAGCTGTGGACCAAGGAGTGGTACATCGGCTACTACCAGGGCAGGGTGGGCCTCGTGCACGCCAAGAACGTGCTGGTGGTCGGCAGGGCCCGGCCCAGCCTGTGCTCGGGCCCCGAGCTGAGCACCTCGGTGCTGCTGGAGCAGATCCTGCGGCCCTGCAAGTTCCTCACCTACATCTATGCTTCCGTGAGGACCCTGCTCATGGAGAACATCAGCAGCTGGCGCTCCTTCGCCGACGCCCTGGGCTACGTGAACCTGCCGCTCACCTTTTTCTGCCGGGCAGAGCTGGATAGTGAGCCCGAACGGGTGGCGTCCGTCCTGGAAAAGCTGAAGGAGGACTGTAACAACACGGAGAGCAAAGACCGGAAGTCCTTCCAGAAGGAGCTTGTGATG GCCCTACTGAAGATGGACTGCCAGGGCCTGGTGGTCAGACTCATCCAGGACTTCGTGCTCCTGACCACGGCCGTAGAGGTGGCCCAGCGCTGGCGGGAGCTGGCCGAGAAGCTGGCCAAGGTCTCCAAGCAGCAGATGGACGCCTACGAGTCTCCTCACCGGGACAGGAACGGGGTTGTGGACAGCGAG gccatGTGGAAGCCTGCGTATGACTTCTTACTCACCTGGAGCCATCAGATCGGGGACAGCTACCGGGATGTCATCCAGGAGCTGCACCTGGGCCTGGACAAGATGAAAAACCCCATCACCAAGCGCTGGAAGCACCTCACGGGGACTCTGATCTTGGTGAACTCCCTGGACATTCTGAGAGCAGCCGCCTTCAGCCCCGTGGACCAGGACGACTTCGTGATTTGA